The genomic stretch TTCCAATATTATATTAAGATTCTTCACTGACAAATATAAAAGTCACAATAAAGCCTTAAAACTAGTCAAGTAAACTAGAAAGGGTACacgaaacaataataataataaaataaataaataaataacaatgtacATTTTCCATACATGAAAACCAATACCAAACCTgcatcacagaaaataaaacaaaatgtattctctgtaactcactttgGGCCATTTCCAGTTCTCTACCCACAACCACAGGAATCTCGGACCCTATAAGTAACATAATAATGTctacattatttcatttatttaaacatgccAGATTTTCCCTTCTATTATtgtttgtatgtatatgtgcatgtggctgtttgttataaaaagaaaataactcaCAATTCGGCAAACTTGCTGGTTCTCTTGCCATATCCAACCCTCTTTCCATATCTAACACAGGCAATATAAACATTACATATACATGAATGCATTCAGACATACAACAGTTTTAATAttgatcaaataaataatgccTTACCTTGGTAGAGAGCACATCTTGTTTGTGCAAGAAAGTCAGACAATCTAGGTGGAGATCTAGCTTGAACTTTAGGACCCTTGGTAGGTTTGAAACTATCATCTGCAGCACACAGTTAAGTAATATTTACTGATATATTGAACACCAAATTCTTAATATATTAAGACACATTGCCCTTTAAAATACATGcatcatattaaatatttaccatCCTCACTGGCAGAGGTATAACACAAATAGCGAGATGGTGGCCTCTTTTCCCTTAGCTTCTTCCCACTCCCATCTGACTCCTCTAAACAAGAAGTGTTCTCTGCCTTCCTCATTAGCTGATGAGCTGTTTTATAATCAACTTTGCAAAGAATTGGTGCCCAAGAGTTAAAATATTTGCTTCTAAACAATTAACAATAATGATTACAATGAGCCTTCAGAAATTGATACACACCTGATGATTTAAAAACTCTGACTTCAAGTTTTTTCCACAACGCTTTGTCGGGCAAAGATCCACGTTGAatcaatttttgtttatttttaggtgGCCAGTAGCAAAAGTGTACCTAAACATATAAGTGAAGTTGAATTACTTTGATGGGCCTCAACCTTTGTTTTGCAAACTCTCATATTTGCTGCTTTCTAGATTTAATTAAGCAGCGATTTTCTACGTCATTCAAGTGAGTGTGTTTAAGGAAAACATCAAAATGTGCATGTAAGGGCTACTCTAAAGCCAGAACAGGAAGCCATAAAATTTACTAGCATTTCAAGTTTACTAGCAAGTAAGATCATGTTACATACTTTCAATACTACTCTTGAAACACTGGACAAGCTTTACAGACTGGTGACAAAAATCCAATTTAACAAAATAGTAAATTGCAATACACATGTCTAAAAATGTAAGGAGTATTGTTAATTTCATATTAGTGTTATATATTGAATGATCCTAGGATCAGGGACTACCTACCTTAAATCTACATTCACTGTtcttttattagctccactgaccatacaggagcactttgtagttccccATGTTATTCAATGGACAGGACCCATACAGAACCCCCACAgagggtatgatttgggtgttggatcattctcagtgctgcagtgacactgacattgtggtggtgtgagtggatcCGACACATCAGTGCTTCACACATCAGAGCTTTTAAAACCTAtgcacactcactgtccactctaatAGACACTCCTAACTTGTTAGTCCaccatgtagatgtaaagtcaaagacagtagctGATCTGGTGCTGCAGAGTTTGTATAGGTTTtcctctagtccatcagtggacacaggatgcagcacacaggacactgttggctggaaatttttggttgatggactattctGAGTACAGCAGTGaccctgagggctttaaaaattcAGCAGCTGTGTCTGACCTCTtgtgccagcacaacacacactaacacatcaccaacacgtcagtgtcactgcagcgctgagaatgatccaccacccaattcATGCCTGCTCTGTGCATCCTGTAGTGGTTCTGACcaatgaaaaacagggtgaaatcaGGATAAGAAAGtacgcagagaaacagatgactGCAGtctaaatgtagaactacaaagtgttctggtgttttcagtggagctgataaactggATGATGAGTATAGACACAAGGTAGGTTTTCCTAATTCAGTGTATAAATTGTTAACTACCTTAGTGTTTTAAACTGTAAGCTCTAAACTCTAACAGTATTTTAACTGAAATGAGGTTTTGTCAGCATACTGTAAAGTTCATACCTGTGTACAAACCAGTATGGATAGGTCAATTGTCATAGGTTTTGTtataaaaactacaaaaaactgTGTACCAATCACATAATAATGGTATAGGAATTACAtgcattacattaaaataaaaatcttactTCAGATGTTCTCTCCACCCAGGAATCCGGGACAACAGCCACACTTCGCTCTTGTACAAATTCAAGAACTGAATACATACtgttaacatataaaaaaacatatataagttGGTTATCTGATATTCTATTGCACGTCATCAACTTAACCTTGAATCCAGTTTCTAGTcctgaattttaaataattatttatgttttgcgCTGCCTACCAGTGTTTAGTCTAGTCATTTTAGAATTCAGGAGCAGTAAACTGATTCAGGATTTGGAGTCGAAGACCTGTGCTGTATTATTGATGCTGAATGACAAGCAAATGTAAATATGAGGTACCTGACTTTTTTCTTGGCCACGAAATTTCACAATTCCATTTTACAATTAttgaattcattatttattccttgtttgttcatttacatatatacatagtTCTTGTTATTGCTGGGACGGCTAGTTACTGAatgcagttcattcattcactccttATGAAGAAGGGTAAGGTACAAAATATGATTTCCTCGGTGAATTTTGATTGcccttttcatgattttattttttggcaccATCCTTATGGTCATGTCTCCACAGTGAAATGTATATGCTCCAATGAATGTTGAATCACATGGCTCCACAAACATTGGCATTGGTTGGCTATAAATGCGGCACAAATATCCATTCTTTGTGTCATCAACAATTTCACAACACTGTCCATCCACTGACAGAAAAGCATTATCTGGTGTGTGACAAGTGAatgtttctcctctttttttggtttgtaatgCCATTCCTGTCTCACTCTCCCAAATTCTTTTTGCAATCTGCACTAGTGGGTTTTTAGGGGATCTAACCATTTTCTTCAGTGTCTGCATGTAGTTCTCAAAAGGAAATCCAGAACAGTTATCCAGAGAATCATGAATGATTCCATCAGTTGCTATATGTAGCAAAGAATGCACATTGTATATTAAAAACTGAGATCCATATAGGTCCCTGCCTTCAGCTACAAAGTACTCCAAAAGACTTTGTGCATACATCCCATATTGTTTCACGTGGTCAGGACTTAACAAAATgcacagtgcaacactgaaacaaagaaaatgctcaTATAGGTCTTGTCTAAGTACACCAGGCAAAACAACTTTACCTGTATATAGCATAAACTGTCTAAGTTCAGTTGCCTTCCATCTGTCTAGGTGTTTCAGACTCCTGGGTCTTCGGGCAAAACATGTGGGAATGTTTTTCTGGAGATCTATGAGCCTAGTACTAACAATTTCAACCTGTCCTGCAGACATCATTGTCTCCCTGCTTcgtcctctttctcctcttgtCCAGATGAGTAGTAATTTTTTCATGACACCAAGACAAGTCTGGTGCATATAATCAATTGGAAAAGCTTTTACCATGTCAATTGGTAGTTCACAAAATGGTGTACCACCATGATGGTGTTCAGCTTGGCTCTGTGTACGGAATGTCCTATCTGTTCTGAGAAATAAGTGATCTATTTGTTGGTATGTCACAGTATTCTGCCAGGTGCCTCTCTGGTGACATCTATCACACCCATAGTAAGCAGAGTATTGCTTGGTGTTTTTAACCATTGCACGTGCAGGTGCATCACagacaacacattttattttgattttgatattCTTTCCTCCTATGTCAAAACCATTTTGTAGTACATCTTTTAGATCAGAAATGGCATCTTCAAGAAAGGACAAGTCTGTTGGTCTATGGTTTCCTGAGGTTAGAGTGAGAGGGAAGACGAATAATGGATCTAAATGCACTGCGCATAGCACTGGCCACAAGCAAGTTGCTGAGCTCTTAAATAGTGGCAGCCCATCAATATTTAGGGAAAGCTCCAAATACTCTAATGATGCTATTTTGTCCTGTGAATAGCGTTCCATTAGTCTTGACAGTTGGTGTCTTAATTGAAAATGTACATACTGCATTCCAGATTTAATTGTTGTTTCTACAGATCTAGCTGTCTTCAGAAGTGTGCGGGTGGTTAAAGGTACTGTTAAACCAACAGAGCTAAGGATTTTCAAAAGATCATCAACAGCCCTATGTGAAACACTGTTATCATTCACCCAGCATGCAAGCTGTTTCTGTATATCTTGTTTCAGCTCCTTTTTCCTCAGACTTGACTGAGAGGGAGTTGTACATTATATGTACATGTGTTACATGCAACACTGCAGCCAATCTCAACAGTGGCATCTTCGCTGTTTGCCTCATATAAGGAATAATTGCAGTCAGTCTCATTGTCTTCCTGGCTGTATTCCTCAGACAAGTAAGGACTGCAAATTGTCCCTACAATAGGCTCCTGGCTGCTTGCCTCAGATATGAGAGAAGAAATTGttatcatatttttttctgttttgttttctgagacCCCTAATCCTCCAAGAATTCTCCTGGCTGATCTCCATCTTTTGAGGTAGTCTTTCCTGCTCCATCCTCTTTTAACCATCCTTAAATATTAAGAGGTCCAATTTAAAGTCAGAAACTCATCAACTGTTATCACAAATCCATTATTATATTGCTGTAAAATAAGAGTGTAGGAGTGACTGGgtcattaaataatttaaaatataatttactctGACATGCCAAATGTCGTAGAATAGCAGTTTGTGAATTGATTATTAAGTGATGTTACCTTAAAAGACTGTTTGAACGACGTGATAGTGGGTGCCAGACAGATGggacataacattttcaaagtttTGTGGCCATTTAATATTACTCAATCCATTGTACAGGGAATACATCATAGAAGGCATTACCACCCACAGTTTATAGCACAGTGTCCACCCACAAGAAGACCTACCAGAGTGCCTCTGTTCAAACcatgaaaccaaacaccacaTTACATGGGCTCAGAAGGTTGCTAAAAGGACGCTAGAAGACTGGCAACATGTGGCTTGGTCCAATGAATCGGTTGTTTTGGACTGAttgtacagtgtgtatgtgacCCAGACCCCATGAAGACATGGACTGGTGGACCTTGTGCTCCCATATCCTGCTGAAGCTAAAGAACATTGCACTGACCTGTGATCGCTTGTCTTGGTAAAGTCTTCGATTATGTATTCCTTGCACATGTTATACTGTAGATAGAGGAATGTTAAATGCCCACTCAACTTTGGAAGTGGAACATGCCATCTGTCTGACACATGCTCTCTTGCCTTTTCCAAACTCTGATAATATATGTCGCCTTGACATTAGCATGCTGGCCAATGTTCAACCTCACTCACAGGATAACACCTCACAATGTATACAGGTACGGGCATTGCCAAGTCATCCTCTGAGGTAACACTTGAAAATCAATTTACATAACGCTACTCCATGACATTTGGCATGTCActgtacattaataaatatcgcattgggaaaataaatattacaaactattcatttacagtatttttacatatttgattacatattttaaaaattctttgaacaataaattgataaataaatatacattgatGTATAATGAGTTAATGCATGAGTTCATTATTCTGaataattcatttttgtttagaGCATCCTTGATAGTGTCCTAATTACCCGAGACCTGTAAATTTGCACATTAGTAGTATTTAAGTGTAGAATAGAaacgttttaaacattttaactaAAGTAAATGGGTTTTACATTATTGAGAATATGGATTAAAaacttttgtattattattctaAACTTCTAAATGGTAGGTTAGACCTATACGCAATTATTAATTACGAGATGATAAATGTATTTCAACATGTGGACGACAGGAAAACGGAAAAAAGAAATGCACACATTAAGTCCAGCTACCTCATAGTATCCACATAACACAACAGCAAGTGAAATTGCCTACAATTTATTGTTTGGGCAGTAAAAAGGTAGACATACCAAGACATTTATGTGGAATGCGTCTGACTGAACTTACAGTGAGATGCGTTAGCATTTGCCAATTAACCCATTCATGGCACTCGCAGTCACTCAAACTCTCTTTtgttcagacacacacctctatcAACATTTCCCTCAGTTGTAGCTATACAGTACGATGGCAAAAAGACAAAAGTATTTTGTCTATTGTAGTCATAGGAGTTTTAGAATCAGAAGAGTCGACTCACAACACCCTTTTGCCACACTAATACTCGTTTAAAACGTCAAAATAACTTCAGGACCAACGAAAAAGGCAGGCGACTATTGGAAGAGGTGTGGGACTCG from Hoplias malabaricus isolate fHopMal1 chromosome 2, fHopMal1.hap1, whole genome shotgun sequence encodes the following:
- the LOC136687461 gene encoding uncharacterized protein isoform X3 — its product is MKYVMTTARIRFYWSRCNLVSTFLQPAPRGHERNSIFCQLAKNRCCVEVSQDFSMYSVLEFVQERSVAVVPDSWVERTSEVHFCYWPPKNKQKLIQRGSLPDKALWKKLEVRVFKSSVDYKTAHQLMRKAENTSCLEESDGSGKKLREKRPPSRYLCYTSASEDDDSFKPTKGPKVQARSPPRLSDFLAQTRCALYQDMERGLDMAREPASLPNWSEIPVVVGRELEMAQRPPIQPERPPQRDKAVMRSQPGSNAADIEAHISETLKHAPGIARRKGNPLANSDPVESESPSYNFFTST